A window from Citrobacter amalonaticus encodes these proteins:
- the msrQ gene encoding protein-methionine-sulfoxide reductase heme-binding subunit MsrQ yields the protein MRLSAKQIIWLKVALHLAGLLPFLWLFWAINNGGLSADPVKDIQHFTGRTALKFLLAALLVTPLARYAKQPLLIRTRRLLGLWCFAWATLHLTSYALLELGIHNLGLLGRELITRPYLTLGIISWLILLALTLTSTQAAQRKLGKRWQFLHNFVYLVAILAPIHYLWSVKILSPQPIIYALLALLLLACRYKKFRQWWR from the coding sequence GTGCGGCTGAGTGCAAAACAGATTATCTGGCTGAAAGTGGCGCTTCATCTGGCGGGATTGCTACCATTTCTCTGGCTGTTCTGGGCCATTAACAACGGCGGGCTCAGCGCCGATCCGGTAAAGGACATCCAGCACTTTACCGGTAGGACAGCTCTGAAATTTTTGCTCGCTGCCTTGCTGGTCACGCCGCTCGCACGCTACGCTAAACAGCCATTATTGATACGCACCCGTCGTCTGCTGGGGTTATGGTGTTTCGCCTGGGCTACGCTGCATCTGACCAGTTACGCGCTGCTAGAGTTAGGTATCCATAATCTCGGATTGTTGGGACGAGAACTGATTACGCGCCCGTATTTAACGCTTGGGATCATCAGTTGGCTCATCCTGCTCGCGCTGACGCTAACATCAACACAGGCAGCACAACGAAAATTGGGTAAGCGCTGGCAATTTTTGCACAACTTCGTCTATCTGGTGGCGATCCTCGCGCCGATACATTATCTGTGGTCGGTGAAGATTTTGTCACCTCAACCCATCATTTATGCTCTGCTCGCACTGCTGCTTTTGGCCTGCCGTTACAAGAAGTTCCGCCAGTGGTGGCGCTAG
- the msrP gene encoding protein-methionine-sulfoxide reductase catalytic subunit MsrP, giving the protein MKKLRPLKEADVTAESAFFMHRRQVLKALGIGAATLSLPISAQADLLSWFKGNDRPPAPAGKPLEFSKPAAWQNTLPLTPEDKVTGYNNFYEFGLDKADPAANAGSMKTDPWTLKISGEVAKPLTLDHDALTTRFPLEERIYRMRCVEAWSMVVPWIGFPLHKLLALVEPTSNAKYVAFETLYAPDDMPGQKDRFIGGGLKYPYVEGLRLDEAIHPLTLLTVGVYGKALPPQNGAPVRLTVPWKYGFKGIKSIVSIKLTRERPPTTWNLAAADEYGFYANVNPHVDHPRWSQATERFIGAGGILDVQRQPTLLFNGYADEVASLYRGLNLRENF; this is encoded by the coding sequence ATGAAGAAATTACGTCCACTCAAAGAAGCCGATGTCACTGCCGAATCGGCTTTCTTTATGCATCGCCGCCAGGTGCTGAAAGCGCTGGGGATCGGGGCTGCCACGCTGTCGCTGCCGATATCCGCGCAGGCGGATCTGTTGAGCTGGTTCAAAGGCAACGATCGTCCACCCGCGCCCGCCGGCAAACCGCTGGAATTCAGCAAACCCGCCGCATGGCAAAACACGCTGCCTTTAACGCCAGAAGATAAAGTCACTGGCTACAACAACTTCTACGAGTTTGGTCTGGATAAGGCCGATCCTGCCGCCAATGCGGGCAGCATGAAAACCGATCCCTGGACGTTGAAAATCAGTGGTGAAGTGGCTAAACCATTAACCCTGGATCACGATGCGCTCACCACACGCTTTCCTTTAGAGGAGAGGATTTACCGGATGCGCTGTGTTGAAGCCTGGTCGATGGTGGTGCCGTGGATTGGCTTTCCTTTACATAAGCTGCTGGCGCTCGTCGAACCCACCAGCAATGCAAAATATGTCGCGTTCGAGACGCTTTATGCGCCGGACGACATGCCGGGACAAAAAGATCGCTTCATTGGCGGCGGTTTGAAATATCCTTATGTCGAAGGATTGCGCCTGGATGAGGCGATACATCCCCTGACGCTGCTGACCGTTGGCGTATACGGTAAAGCGTTACCGCCGCAAAACGGCGCGCCTGTACGCCTGACAGTGCCGTGGAAATATGGCTTTAAAGGCATTAAATCGATCGTCAGCATTAAACTGACCCGCGAGCGGCCCCCCACCACCTGGAATCTTGCCGCTGCCGATGAGTACGGTTTTTACGCTAATGTGAATCCGCATGTTGATCACCCGCGCTGGTCGCAGGCAACGGAACGATTTATCGGCGCAGGCGGGATTCTGGATGTCCAACGGCAACCCACCCTACTGTTTAACGGCTATGCCGATGAAGTGGCCTCGCTGTATCGCGGCCTGAATTTGCGGGAGAATTTCTAA
- a CDS encoding MDR family oxidoreductase: MQALILEQQDGKTLASVQTLEESRLPEGDVTVDVHWSSLNYKDALAITGKGKIIRNFPMIPGIDFAGTVRTSEDPRFHAGQDVLLTGWGVGENHWGGLAEQARVKADWLVALPKGLDSRKAMVIGTAGFTAMLCVMALEEAGIRPQDGEIVVTGASGGVGSTAVALLHKLGYQVVAVSGRESTHDYLRQLGASRILGRDEFAESRPLEKQLWAGAIDTVGDKVLAKVLAQMNYGGCVAACGLAGGFALPTTVMPFILRNVRLQGVDSVMTPPARRAQAWQRLVNDLPESFYAQAATEISLAEAPKFADAIINNQVQGRTLVKVK, from the coding sequence GATGTCACAGTGGATGTCCACTGGTCCAGTCTGAACTATAAAGATGCGCTCGCCATCACCGGAAAAGGAAAAATCATCCGCAACTTTCCGATGATTCCTGGCATTGATTTCGCTGGCACCGTTCGGACCAGCGAAGATCCTCGTTTTCATGCGGGGCAGGACGTGTTGCTGACCGGTTGGGGCGTTGGCGAAAATCATTGGGGTGGCCTGGCAGAACAGGCACGCGTGAAAGCGGACTGGCTGGTTGCGCTGCCAAAAGGGCTGGACAGCCGTAAAGCGATGGTGATCGGCACTGCCGGGTTTACTGCCATGCTGTGCGTGATGGCGCTTGAAGAGGCGGGCATTCGTCCGCAAGACGGTGAAATCGTGGTCACCGGCGCCAGCGGCGGTGTCGGCAGTACCGCGGTCGCGCTGCTGCATAAACTGGGCTATCAGGTTGTTGCGGTGTCCGGACGTGAAAGCACCCATGATTATCTCCGCCAGTTGGGCGCAAGCCGTATTCTGGGTCGTGATGAGTTCGCCGAATCCCGTCCACTGGAAAAACAACTGTGGGCCGGGGCAATTGATACCGTGGGTGATAAAGTGCTGGCGAAAGTGCTTGCGCAAATGAACTACGGGGGCTGTGTCGCCGCCTGTGGTCTGGCGGGCGGTTTTGCCCTGCCAACGACAGTGATGCCGTTTATTTTGCGCAACGTTCGTCTGCAAGGGGTGGATTCTGTGATGACGCCACCGGCGCGCCGTGCTCAGGCCTGGCAGCGTCTGGTGAATGACTTACCGGAATCATTCTATGCACAGGCAGCAACGGAAATTTCACTGGCTGAGGCGCCGAAGTTCGCCGATGCCATCATTAATAACCAGGTACAAGGCCGTACGCTGGTTAAAGTGAAGTAA